The Planktothrix agardhii NIES-204 genomic interval TTGTGGGAATGTTCTGAAGGGGGGACGAAATCAGCTACAAGACAGACTCTATAAGCCTCATAGCTCTTAGGCCCTGTTGATAATACTTACATTTATTGCGATTTAATTTCATTAGTTTCGTGACTAAATCCATACAAACATCCTTGAAATTGACCCAAGTTTGACCATATAAGCCGATATAAAAACTACTATGTCTCCGTTCTATTCGACCATATTCTTTGATCCGAGCAATATATTTCTGTATTCCTTTTCGTTTGATTTGTTGACCCTGTATTGTTGCAGAGGAGTAGGCAATTGCTATCAACAAAACTAGAGAAATAAAGCGTTCACCAGTTACATTGGTATCCTCTAAATTATAGCCTCCCTTCTTAAAATCTCTAAACATTTCTTCAATATCAAATCTTTGTTTATAGGCAGAAATAGCCAATTCTAGTGCATCAAAATTCGTTAAGATAAACCATCCTTCTTTCGGTGCTACTCCGTTGATTTTACGTTTCCATTTACAAGCAACGTTAAAGCTCATAAAACCGCGAGTCTTTGTTACCTTTACACCTTGAATAAAAAATGATACTCCTGGTGCTAAACCTAGATGATTTAATTCCTGAAAAATATCTTTTTCAAATTCTACAAATTCGTTCTTTTTTAATCGCAAGCAAAAGTATACACCCAATGATTGAAGGTACTTAGCAAGTTTTACAGAACAAAATTCTCTATCCCCTAATACACATATTTTATAGTTTTGAAAAATGGGCATTACTTGAGACAATATTTTTTGCTGCTCATCTATATTACTACTCCCTAATTTGGGCAATAATTTAAAATAGATTGGAAAGGCTCTTTTATCCCAAATGACACTCACCATAAATAAATTTATCCGACTCCAATTCGTTCTATCAATTGCTACATAAATTATTTCTTCCTTGGTAAAATATATTGATAACCATTCTTTGATAATGGGTAACCAAATTTTTTCAATTTTTAAATTGGGTAATGAGAGAAATCTTTGTATTCTTTTTCTTCTACTCTCAAATTTAATTGGCAAAGGTATCCCATTCGCTAGCCTTTCTAAATTCACATTTTTGATTGACTGTAAGATGTTCACCAAAATTTGGAGAAACAGGTATTCTGCTAAACTCAATTGACTTTTTAAGTGCTTTTGATAGAATAAAGGTATCATTTTCATTAGATGGGTCTTATTGACAATATCTGACCTATCTTTTTTTTACCATAAATCGTTACATTCTTTATACTGTCTTGTTTTCAGCCTTGTTTGTCGCCCCGTCAGGTCGAAGCCTTAGACAGTTATTTTCAAGATAATGCTAATGTTTATGTTTCTGGAAATTTATTTATCTATTACGAACAGGGCAACCCCAAAGCAGTCGTAGCCCCCGATGTGTTTGTGGTGTTTGGCGTTGAGAAAAAAAAGCGCCCTTCCTACAAGACATGGGAGGAACAGGGCAAAATCCCTGACTTTGTACTGGAAATTACTTCAAAAAGTACGAAGAGTGAAGATCGTGGTACGAAAAGAGGTTTATATGCTTATTTGGGAGTGGAAGAATATTTTCAATATGATCCGACTGCTGACTATTTGAAGCCATCTTTGCAAGGATTTCGTTTGATTGAAGGCAATTATTTACCAATTTCAGAGCAAATTCATGGCGATCGCCTCTGGGTTTATTCTGAAACACTGGGCTTAGAGCTATGGTTAGAGGCAAATGGTGAGATGCGTTTTTATGCACCCAAGTCAGGAGCTAAATTACTTAGCCCAAGAGAGATGGAACAAGCCAAACATCAAGCTGAACA includes:
- a CDS encoding transposase, IS4 family protein → MKMIPLFYQKHLKSQLSLAEYLFLQILVNILQSIKNVNLERLANGIPLPIKFESRRKRIQRFLSLPNLKIEKIWLPIIKEWLSIYFTKEEIIYVAIDRTNWSRINLFMVSVIWDKRAFPIYFKLLPKLGSSNIDEQQKILSQVMPIFQNYKICVLGDREFCSVKLAKYLQSLGVYFCLRLKKNEFVEFEKDIFQELNHLGLAPGVSFFIQGVKVTKTRGFMSFNVACKWKRKINGVAPKEGWFILTNFDALELAISAYKQRFDIEEMFRDFKKGGYNLEDTNVTGERFISLVLLIAIAYSSATIQGQQIKRKGIQKYIARIKEYGRIERRHSSFYIGLYGQTWVNFKDVCMDLVTKLMKLNRNKCKYYQQGLRAMRLIESVL